A region of Toxorhynchites rutilus septentrionalis strain SRP chromosome 1, ASM2978413v1, whole genome shotgun sequence DNA encodes the following proteins:
- the LOC129763297 gene encoding inositol hexakisphosphate and diphosphoinositol-pentakisphosphate kinase isoform X11, whose product MPGVGLARSIVTMRPSVIVMNGDLDSTDGLDSDDSSASGKQVVVAVCAMAKKSQSKPMKEILTRLQEFEFIKMIVFSEEIILGEPVEKWPICDCLISFHSKGFPLDKAIQYAQLRQPYVINNLHMQFDIQVDRRRVYAILEKEGIEIPRYAVLDRDSPDPKQHELVESEDHVEVNGIIFNKPFVEKPVSAEDHNIYIYYPTSAGGGSQRLFRKIGSRSSVYSPESRVRKTGSFIYEDFMPTDGTDVKVYTVGPDYAHAEARKSPALDGKVERDSDGKEIRYPVILSNAEKLISRKVCLAFKQTVCGFDLLRANGKSFVCDVNGFSFVKNSNKYYDDSAKILGNMILRELAPTLHIPWSVPFQLDDPPIVPTTFGKMMELRCVTAVIRHGDRTPKQKMKVEVRHPKFFEIFEKYDGYKYGHIKLKRPKQLQEILDIARSLLAEIQTKAADSEIEEKQSKLEQLKSVLEMYGHFSGINRKVQMKYQPKGRPRGSSSDDGKHRSIDAPKDPSLVLILKWGGELTPAGRIQAEELGRIFRCMYPGGQSRDGKEGLGAQGLGLLRLHSTFRHDLKIYASDEGRVQMTAAAFAKGLLALEGELTPILVQMVKSANTNGLLDNDCDSSKYQNMAKSRLHELMQIDRDFTVEDRAAINPDNAISINLAMDFVKNPVKCCAHVHSLIQSLLGVVAVKRDDPKTRDAVLYHGETWELMGRRWGKIEKDFCTKSKNYDISKIPDIYDCIKYDLQHNQHTLQFDLAEELYIYAKYLADVVIPQEYGLTVHEKLTIGQGICTPLLKKIRADLQRNIEEVGDESVNRLNPRYSHGVSSPGRHVRTRLYFTSESHVHSLLTVLRYGGLLNVLTDEQWRRAMEYVSMVSELNYMSQIVIMLYEDPTKDPCSEERFHVELHFSPGVNCCVQKNLPPGPGFRPHSRNDSVTSKNASGDEESTSRIDEENDTEEENSHGSCQTLSKENSFTETFKNKDRKIRKIKSSEPIPIGSCHTVSGHEAMDLAKRLSEEIAAQQQTGLQRPLSPDEPRAARSFEHGKHGRIKGEMSSAIIEPECAYEKAMDEIRFSSTEFSQRPDTLRNDFTWFDSHNTLGTNNKIREHYAQTTILTIDEIPSTCQSFFVRESYSCDSIDEFRPNMTDQDLYVSSFSDTDSETSRYYSACHDFDPFHYKYPLSSRALSYTFSNDPEKDNLVTPFGGLGYKSLFCPSLPQISKSFDDLDYLTDADTPRILENGSTITLLFQGKPSTRSPCVRFQSQKLANADSERLKSGFPTNVSGLFRVASDPGLPIRSLDYFANHLDHAQSAHETITFISLTSPPPDEMLTDITLDRSFKVLLDRAGQPVYSDKMTTVTSDQDSKPINTAICTTTNNNSNNNLAPNRKPQCSKFVKSYTTDNSAIPSGGCSVAVVGGGGSGGVCQASSSHGSSHSSTGGATVRRQRHSIAGQMSYFKMLGGFGKKMATSTNSLFSTAVISGSSSAPNLRDMIPSTASPSAIEGFGGVPPIRPLETLHNALSLRQLDHFLEKMTTGPLFKTPASSPPKYPSTPLPTPTPSPAIPERSVLPTASWSGHSSMTSSMSAMSSGGPSSPNYSDMLSRGCPSSDMSASITSTDGSIALAAGGGTRDNMPKIFPMIDNDLNVLGSHFNYDQLAASINLESSAKIPPISKDGTLDISGDLTPISTCSDWEFNTNDATKGSTNTNNDLTAEDDDEDATISTDTCLSTGEITAASEESNTTPNLNITLGSTSSSKTVQKEFLFDMKNIKHDMSILRSEDLVPSSSASSYSTEVIPKIENRLRGNRIQKQISLYEKDLRTEAKNLSHELNKFGERSATSLKRTASCNAPETSHSHMSFEELQKDFPNIEKNLVSKFEHEQEKCSKSSKSVSTRLNNSPTPGALVIREGFIEPPRITRVPKSFHGKTDHHQIQVNDLARRASDLARPSSSVSALAPTALQFCGRDSANKYNKNQIRQSINTISVSNSTKTGTHTVGNAGPNGANAGLGRFTTSIVQEPPAGIMETVQRADTNTGMNQFAGDVLTASSTVGVGQSEKLPQQSSQDRADTEK is encoded by the exons GGGGACCTTGATTCAACAGATGGGCTCGACTCGGATGATTCGTCTGCATCCGGCAAGCAGGTGGTGGTGGCAGTGTGTGCAATGGCCAAAAAATCACAATCCAAACCGATGAAGGAGATTCTCACCCGGCTGCAGGAGTTCGAGTTCATAAAAATGATCGTGTTCAGCGAAGAAATTATTCTCGGCGAACCTGTCGAGAAGTGGCCCATCTGTGACTGTCTGATATCGTTCCACTCCAAGGGTTTCCCGCTGGATAAGGCCATTCAGTATGCGCAGCTCAGACAGCCATATGTAATTAACAATTTACATATGCAATTCGATATTCAGGTA GATCGAAGACGTGTGTATGCCATACTGGAGAAGGAAGGCATTGAGATTCCAAGATATGCAGTGCTCGATCGAGATTCACCGGATCCAAAAC AACACGAGCTAGTAGAATCTGAAGATCATGTGGAAGTCAATGGAATTATATTCAACAAACCTTTTGTCGAGAAGCCAGTCTCGGCTGAGGATCACAACATATACATCTACTATCCCACATCGGCCGGTGGAGGTAGCCAACGTCTGTTTCGAAAG ATCGGAAGCCGCAGTAGCGTGTATTCGCCCGAATCTCGTGTTAGGAAAACGGGTTCTTTCATCTATGAAGATTTTATGCCAACTGATGGAACTGATGTGAAAGTGTATACGGTCGGTCCTGATTACGCCCATGCCGAGGCTAGAAAGAGCCCTGCTCTCGATGGTAAAGTTGAGAGAGATAGTGACGGCAAGGAAATCAGGTATCCAGTAATTTTGAgtaacgcagaaaagttgattTCGCGCAAGGTTTGCCTTGCCTTCAAACAAACCGTGTGCGGATTCGATCTGCTGCGTGCTAACGGGAAATCGTTTGTCTGTGATGTTAACGGGTTTAGTTTCGTGAAAAATTCTAACAAATATTACGACGATAGCGCAAAGATATTAGGAAAcatgatacttcgagaactgGCACCTACTTTACATATACCATGGTCCGTTCCGTTTCAATTAGACGATCCGCCGATAGTTCCGACAACATTCGGAAAAATGATGGAACTGCGCTGTGTTACTGCCGTTATAAGGCATGGCGATCGAACGCCGAAGCAAAAAATGAAAGTAGAAGTGAGACATCcgaaatttttcgaaattttcgagAAATACGATGGTTATAAGTACGGACATATTAAACTAAAGCGGCCGAAACAATTGCAAgaaattttggatattgcaaggTCACTACTTGCAGAAATACAAACGAAAGCCGCCGACTCGGAGATTGAGGAAAAACAAAGCAAACTGGAACAGTTGAAAAGTGTGCTAGAAAT GTACGGGCATTTTTCTGGCATCAATCGTAAGGTGCAAATGAAATACCAACCGAAAGGACGTCCGCGAGGATCTAGTTCAGACGATGGTAAACACCGTTCTA TAGATGCCCCAAAGGACCCTTCACtggttttaattttaaaatgggGAGGTGAACTAACCCCGGCCGGTCGAATTCAAGCTGAAGAGTTGGGAAGAATTTTCCGATGCATGTATCCGGGAGGACAAAGTCGTGACGGAAAGGAGGGTCTAGGTGCCCAAGGTTTAGGTCTTTTGCGGTTACATTCAACCTTTCGCCatgatttgaaaatatatgcTTCGGACGAAGGTCGAGTTCAAATGACGGCAGCGGCATTCGCGAAAGGACTGTTGGCGTTGGAGGGAGAGTTGACTCCAATATTGGTACAGATGGTGAAAAGTGCCAATACTAATGGTTTACTAGACAATGACTGTGATTCGAGTAAATATCAAAACATGGCGAAGTCGCGTTTGCATGAGCTAATGCAAATCGATCGGGATTTCACGGTAGAAGATCGTGCCGCAATAAATCCCGACAATGCCATAAGTATCAACCTCGCAATGGATTTTGTCAAGAATCCAGTCAAGTGTTGCGCACATGTACACTCGCTAATTCAATCCTTGCTTGGAGTTGTGGCTGTAAAAAGGGATGACCCTAAGACTAGGGATGCGGTACTGTATCATGGAGAAACATGGGAACTCATGGGTCGCAGATGGGGTAAAATAGAAAAAGACTTCTGCACCAAAAGCAAAAACTATGATATTTCGAAAATACCAGACATATACGATTGTATTAAGTATGACTTGCAACATAACCAACATACCCTTCAGTTTGATTTGGCTGAAGAATTGTACATATACGCTAAGTATTTAGCAGATGTTGTGATTCCACAAGAGTATGGCTTAACGGTTCATGAGAAACTGACGATAGGTCAAGGAATTTGTACGCCTCTTTTGAAGAAAATTCGCGCTGATTTGCAACGAAACATTGAAGAAGTTGGCGATGAAAGTGTAAATCGACTGAACCCTCGGTATAGCCATGGTGTTTCAAGCCCCGGTAGGCATGTTCGAACACGGTTGTATTTCACTAGTGAAAGTCACGTTCATTCGTTATTGACCGTATTACGTTACGGTGGTCTCTTGAACGTTCTAACCGACGAGCAGTGGCGTCGGGCGATGGAATATGTATCCATGGTTTCGGAATTGAACTATATGTCCCAGATTGTAATAATGTTGTATGAAGATCCTACCAAGGATCCCTGCTCGGAGGAACGTTTCCATGTAGAGTTACACTTCAGTCCGGGAGTAAACTGTTGTGTGCAGAAAAATTTGCCTCCTGGTCCGGGCTTTAGACCGCACAGTCGCAATGATTCCGTTACATCAAAGAATGCG AGTGGCGACGAGGAGAGCACATCCCGTATTGACGAAGAAAATGATACGGAAGAGGAGAATTCCCATGGATCTTGTCAAACTCTCTCGAAAGAAAAT TCTTTCACAGAAACGTTTAAAAACAAAGACAGAAAGATTCGTAAGATCAAATCATCTGAGCCAATCCCAATTGGATCTTGTCACACTGTGTCTGGCCATGAAGCTATGGATTTAGCGAAGAGGTTAAGCGAAGAGATAGCCGCGCAGCAACAAACCGGACTGCAGAGACCTCTCAGTCCGGATGAGCCACGTGCCGCTCGATCGTTCGAGCACGGTAAACATGGAAGAATCAAGG GCGAAATGTCATCTGCCATTATAGAACCCGAATGTGCTTACGAAAAGGCAATGGACGAAATTCGCTTTTCTTCAACGGAATTTTCACAAAGACCAGACACTCTTAGAAATGACTTCACCTGGTTTGATTCACACAACACACTAGGAACAAACAACAAAATTCGCGAACACTACGCACAGACTACCATACTAACAATTGATGAAATACCTTCAACTTGTCAAAGTTTCTTCGTACGCGAATCATATTCATGTGATTCGATCGACGAATTCAGGCCGAATATGACAGATCAAGATCTGTACGTTTCTTCATTTTCAGATACAGACTCTGAAACGTCACGTTACTATAGCGCTTGTCATGATTTTGATCCTTTCCACTACAAATATCCGCTGAGTAGCAGAGCTTTGTCATATACTTTTTCTAACGATCCAGAAAAAGATAATTTGGTAACTCCCTTCGGTGGCCTCGGTTACAAATCGTTGTTTTGTCCATCGCTTCCACAAATTAGCAAAAGTTTTGACGATTTAGATTACTTGACGGATGCCGATACGCCTCGCATTCTCGAGAATGGTTCAACCATTACATTGCTGTTTCAGGGCAAACCATCTACTCGCAGCCCTTGTGTAAGATTTCAATCTCAAAAGCTTGCTAATGCTGACTCTGAACGGCTGAAATCAGGTTTTCCAACAAACGTTTCGGGTTTATTTCGAGTTGCCAGTGATCCTGGGCTACCAATTCGTAGCTTAGATTATTTTGCGAACCATTTGGATCATGCCCAATCTGCTCATGAGACAATAACGTTTATTTCTCTGACTAGTCCACCGCCCGACGAGATGTTGACAGATATAACTTTAGACCGCAGCTTCAAAGTTTTGCTGGACAGAGCTGGTCAACCGGTCTACTCCGATAAAATGACCACTGTGACTAGCGACCAGGATAGTAAACCTATTAATACCGCTATTTGTACCACAACTAACAACAACAGTAACAATAACCTTGCACCTAATCGCAAACCTCAATGTTCAAAATTCGTCAAATCATACACCACAGACAACAGCGCGATCCCGTCCGGCGGTTGCAGTGTTGCCGTTGTTGGTGGTGGTGGGTCCGGTGGTGTATGCCAGGCTTCCTCCTCTCACGGTTCGTCCCACTCCTCCACCGGTGGCGCAACTGTAAGACGTCAACGACACAGCATTGCCGGCCAGATGAGCTACTTTAAGATGCTAGGTGGCTTCGGTAAGAAAATGGCTACCAGTACCAACAGTTTGTTCAGCACCGCGGTCATCAGTGGCAGCTCGTCGGCACCGAACCTACGTGATATGATTCCGAGCACGGCCTCACCGTCAG CAATTGAAGGATTTGGTGGTGTGCCTCCGATCCGGCCACTCGAGACGTTGCACAATGCGCTTTCGCTGCGCCAGCTGGACCACTTTCTGGAAAAAATGACGACCGGACCGTTGTTCAAGACGCCAGCCTCTTCGCCACCGAAGTACCCTTCGACGCCGCTCCCAACCCCAACGCCAAGCCCAGCGATTCCCGAGCGATCCGTGCTGCCAACGGCGA GCTGGAGTGGACACTCGAGCATGACTAGCAGCATGAGCGCAATGTCCAGCGGCGGTCCGTCCTCTCCCAATTATAGCGACATGCTTTCCCGCGGATGTCCTAGTAGTGACATGTCGGCTAGCATCACTAGCACTGATGG GAGCATTGCGTTAGCTGCTGGCGGAGGAACCCGAGATAATATGCCAAAAATATTCCCCATGATTGATAACGATTTGAACGTGCTTGGGTCCCATTTTAATTACGACCAGCTTGCGGCTAGTATTAATTTGGAAAGTTCGGCTAAGATTCCACCCATCAGTAAAGACGGTACGCTAGACATCAGCGGTGATTTGACTCCCATCAGCACCTGCTCAGATTGGGAGTTCAATACTAACGATGCTACGAAGGGTTCGACAAATACCAACAATGACCTA ACTGCTGAGGATGATGACGAAGATGCCACTATTTCGACAGACACTTGTTTGAGTACCGGAGAAATTACAGCTGCAAGCGAAGAATCAAATACGACTCCAAATCTTAATATAACTTTGGGTTCTACCAGCAGCAGCAAAACAGTCCAGAAAGAGTTTCTTTTCGatatgaaaaatattaaacatgATATGAGCATTTTGAGGAGCGAAGATCTCGTACCATCTTCTTCAGCATCGTCATATTCAACGGAAGTAATCCCCAAAATAGAAAACCGTTTACGCGGTAATCGTATTCAAAAACAGATTAGTCTATACGAGAAAGATCTACGAACTGAGGCAAAGAACTTATCACAtgaattgaacaaatttggCGAACGATCTGCTACCAGCTTGAAACGAACCGCATCTTGTAACGCTCCCGAAACAAGCCATTCGCACATGTCGTTCGAAGAGCTCCAAAAGGATTTTCCGAATATAGAGAAAAATTTAGTCAGCAAATTTGAACACGAACAAGAAAAATGTTCCAAATCCAGTAAATCCGTATCGACCCGCTTGAACAACTCACCCACTCCAGGTGCGCTTGTGATTCGTGAAGGGTTCATCGAACCCCCACGGATAACTAGAGTCCCGAAGAGCTTTCACGGTAAAACTGACCACCATCAGATTCAGGTGAACGATCTGGCTAGGCGAGCAAGTGACTTAGCGCGACCGTCGTCTTCTGTGTCAGCGCTCGCTCCCACAGCGTTACAATTCTGCGGAAGAGACTCAGCCAACAAgtataataaaaatcaaatacgGCAAAGTATTAATACGATTTCAGTTAGTAACAGTACGAAAACGGGCACACATACAGTGGGGAATGCAGGACCAAATGGAGCAAATGCCGGATTGGGAAGATTTACGACTTCTATTGTGCAAGAACCGCCGGCAGGTATCATGGAAACTGTCCAACGAGCAGATACTAACACGGGAATGAATCAATTCGCTGGAGATGTACTTACAGCAAGTTCTACTGTTGGCGTTGGACAATCCGAAAAGCTACCACAACAGTCGAGTCAAGATCGAGCAGATACAGAAAAATAG